A genomic stretch from Methanobacterium sp. includes:
- a CDS encoding winged helix-turn-helix transcriptional regulator, giving the protein MKRMLWWLIAGTKGGENRARIISTLHKRPYNANQLAKTLEMDYKTVRHHITILKDNNIIVSSGEKYGNMYFLSTQMEDNYGLFKHIWQEISEN; this is encoded by the coding sequence ATGAAAAGAATGCTCTGGTGGCTTATTGCTGGTACCAAAGGAGGAGAAAATAGGGCCAGAATTATAAGCACACTGCATAAAAGACCTTATAATGCTAACCAGCTTGCTAAAACATTAGAAATGGATTATAAGACAGTGCGACATCATATCACTATTTTAAAGGATAATAACATTATTGTATCTTCTGGCGAGAAATATGGGAACATGTATTTTCTTTCAACGCAGATGGAAGATAATTATGGGCTTTTCAAGCATATATGGCAGGAAATAAGTGAAAATTAG
- a CDS encoding ATP-binding cassette domain-containing protein — protein MKYAIETFDLTKKYGDFFAVDALEMKIKNNSIFGFLGPNGAGKTTTIKMLTCLILATSGTANVAGYDIIKNPNEVRKKIGMVPQLVSLYGDLTVRENVNLCADFYGLSKDLKESRADELMEMVDIKYAENKLVKQLSGGMKQKASVVASLIHQPEILFLDEPTIGLDPTTKRVLWDLVEELNSEGRTIILCSHDMYEVELLCDDVGIINQGVLAAFDTPQGLKDTMIKEEKEEKTSKESNISKIVDEIQKETDPEDIKALNIIKENIEKKSRDSKELSLIISNMDEKMLNHLNSLPIVHKILEHSSGRITLDIEGSEDSFTKVISDIIEKGGNITSIATKDPSLEDVFMRVTSKKKEEGENNGGD, from the coding sequence ATGAAATACGCTATAGAAACATTTGATCTTACAAAAAAGTATGGTGATTTTTTTGCAGTTGATGCTCTGGAGATGAAAATCAAGAATAATAGTATATTCGGATTTTTAGGTCCAAACGGTGCTGGAAAAACAACCACTATAAAAATGTTAACCTGTCTTATTCTAGCAACTTCTGGAACTGCTAATGTTGCAGGATATGATATCATCAAAAATCCAAATGAAGTTAGAAAGAAAATAGGAATGGTTCCTCAGCTTGTAAGTCTTTATGGAGATCTTACAGTCCGTGAAAATGTAAATCTCTGTGCAGATTTCTACGGACTTTCAAAAGACCTAAAAGAAAGCAGGGCAGATGAACTAATGGAAATGGTTGACATTAAATATGCTGAAAATAAGCTTGTAAAACAGCTATCTGGAGGTATGAAACAGAAAGCTTCCGTAGTTGCGAGTTTAATACATCAACCTGAAATATTATTCTTAGATGAACCTACAATAGGATTAGATCCCACTACAAAGAGAGTACTATGGGATTTAGTCGAAGAATTGAATTCTGAAGGCCGTACAATTATATTGTGTTCCCACGATATGTACGAAGTAGAACTTCTCTGTGATGATGTAGGTATAATAAATCAAGGTGTGCTTGCTGCTTTTGATACTCCTCAAGGGCTTAAAGATACCATGATTAAAGAAGAAAAAGAAGAAAAAACATCTAAAGAATCAAACATATCTAAAATTGTTGATGAAATTCAAAAAGAAACCGATCCTGAAGATATAAAGGCACTCAACATTATTAAAGAGAATATAGAAAAGAAAAGCAGAGATTCCAAGGAATTAAGTTTAATTATAAGCAATATGGACGAAAAAATGTTAAATCATCTTAATAGTTTGCCTATTGTCCATAAAATTTTAGAACATAGCTCTGGAAGAATAACATTAGATATTGAAGGCTCAGAAGATTCGTTTACTAAAGTTATATCCGATATAATTGAAAAAGGTGGAAATATAACGTCCATAGCTACAAAAGATCCTTCCCTGGAAGATGTTTTTATGAGAGTTACCTCTAAAAAGAAAGAGGAAGGTGAGAATAATGGTGGAGACTAA
- a CDS encoding ABC-2 transporter permease, with protein MVETKKIMWMFKKDLLVLWRHKPRLISIILFPIIMITLFGYGMGGTLENIPVVVVEQSHGQVTDATLTAMKGMSLYDIKEITTDPDKAKQMVKNGQVKAAIILPTNYDNLQDPKPKSVLIDVDSSDQMATSAVLPATQALFNKISNELGIQKLQSMNLTSKSAATPTIKAQQNPVQVTGQSINFQNIMNTINFQINKMYGDIEYIDFLVPAIIGMTVLFGCMFGMGEALAGERERGELARLFMTPTSVSTVVGGKIISKLVTETVRALILIVAAIVLFGIVINGSMALTMLLLMLGALCFVGFGIMISARVSTQEDYMQMVMPFTMPMMFVSGVFYPIETMPWIFQKLAYIVPLTYVNDALRAVMLKGAGIGDVWIDIVVLLGFTAIFFALGVTRFNRDI; from the coding sequence ATGGTGGAGACTAAAAAGATAATGTGGATGTTTAAAAAAGACCTGTTGGTCTTATGGAGACATAAACCACGTTTAATTTCAATAATTTTGTTCCCCATAATCATGATAACCCTTTTTGGTTATGGTATGGGCGGAACATTGGAAAATATTCCAGTCGTTGTCGTGGAACAAAGTCACGGCCAAGTAACAGATGCTACCCTAACTGCAATGAAGGGGATGAGTCTGTATGATATTAAAGAGATAACCACGGATCCCGATAAAGCAAAGCAAATGGTTAAAAATGGACAGGTTAAAGCCGCCATAATTCTACCTACGAACTATGATAATCTGCAGGACCCTAAACCCAAGAGTGTGTTAATTGATGTTGATTCGTCGGATCAAATGGCTACAAGCGCTGTTCTTCCGGCTACACAAGCATTATTCAATAAAATATCAAATGAACTGGGTATACAAAAGCTTCAATCTATGAATTTAACATCAAAGTCAGCTGCAACACCTACTATAAAGGCCCAGCAAAATCCAGTTCAGGTAACCGGACAGTCAATTAACTTCCAGAACATAATGAACACAATTAACTTCCAGATAAATAAGATGTATGGAGACATCGAGTACATAGACTTCCTTGTACCTGCCATAATAGGTATGACTGTTCTATTTGGATGTATGTTTGGAATGGGAGAAGCTTTAGCGGGTGAAAGAGAACGAGGAGAACTTGCAAGACTATTTATGACCCCTACAAGTGTATCTACTGTTGTGGGAGGTAAAATAATATCAAAATTGGTCACAGAAACTGTAAGAGCTTTAATATTAATTGTAGCAGCTATAGTTCTATTTGGAATTGTGATAAATGGAAGTATGGCTTTAACGATGCTGCTTTTGATGCTTGGAGCATTGTGCTTTGTAGGTTTTGGAATAATGATATCTGCAAGGGTTTCAACACAGGAAGATTATATGCAGATGGTAATGCCATTTACAATGCCAATGATGTTTGTATCAGGTGTATTCTACCCAATTGAAACAATGCCATGGATATTCCAAAAATTAGCATATATTGTGCCATTAACCTATGTAAATGATGCTTTAAGGGCAGTAATGCTAAAAGGAGCAGGTATTGGAGACGTATGGATAGATATAGTGGTGCTTCTAGGATTTACAGCAATATTCTTTGCACTTGGAGTTACCCGGTTTAACAGGGATATATAA
- the budA gene encoding acetolactate decarboxylase, which translates to MERKYWLIPILIGLFLVAAFYSPKNDDLETQIQPNTNFNAENILFQVSTFQYFSKGNYNGIVTFEELKNHGDVGIGTSNGLDGEMIELNNTFYQIKSNGTVYVINSSVKTPFAIVTFFKPNKTLKVNYILNNSAMQQYLDNSLYSKNKFHAIKIQGVFKHIKARSVPKQNEPYPPLTEVLKNQTIFEFNDINGTMIGFWSPNSVNGIDSPGYHFHFISQDKKSGGHVLEYEPQNVVVEIEYISKLQLKLPQNEILNIFNSLSLV; encoded by the coding sequence ATGGAAAGAAAATATTGGTTAATCCCTATTTTAATAGGATTATTCTTAGTAGCTGCTTTTTATTCACCTAAAAATGATGATCTAGAAACCCAAATACAACCTAATACTAATTTTAATGCCGAAAATATCCTATTTCAAGTATCTACATTCCAATACTTTTCTAAAGGTAATTATAATGGCATTGTAACATTTGAAGAACTTAAAAATCATGGTGATGTGGGAATAGGTACTTCAAATGGTCTTGATGGTGAAATGATTGAACTTAACAATACATTTTATCAAATAAAATCCAATGGAACCGTTTATGTTATCAATTCCTCTGTAAAAACTCCTTTTGCCATTGTTACCTTCTTTAAACCCAATAAAACATTAAAAGTGAATTACATATTAAACAACAGTGCAATGCAACAATATTTAGATAATTCCCTGTATTCAAAGAATAAATTCCATGCAATAAAGATCCAAGGTGTTTTTAAGCATATTAAAGCAAGAAGTGTTCCTAAACAAAACGAACCTTATCCTCCACTTACAGAAGTACTCAAAAATCAGACAATATTTGAATTTAACGATATTAACGGCACAATGATCGGATTTTGGAGCCCTAACTCTGTAAATGGGATTGATTCTCCAGGATACCATTTTCATTTCATTAGCCAAGATAAAAAGTCAGGTGGACATGTACTCGAATACGAACCACAAAATGTAGTGGTTGAAATTGAATATATATCCAAGTTACAGCTAAAATTACCTCAAAATGAAATTTTAAATATATTTAACTCTTTATCATTAGTATAA
- a CDS encoding alanine dehydrogenase → MHETILLNQSQIKELTNMKEIIESVETAYKVHAERKVQMPAKKYLFYKKFKGDLRIMPCFIRGMDESGVKCVNVHPDNPRKFGLPTVMAMIELVNPETGFPISVMDGTWITNMRTGAAAGVATKYLARDNSEILGMVGAGVQAATGLEAINEVMDIKEVRVSCRTCEKRENFAKYASEKYGIEVKAVDTIKEAVQGADVLLTTTPAREAVVKSKWVADGTHINAMGADAPGKQELDSHILQKAKIIIDCWDQASHSGEINIPVHEKLVRRSDIIGKIGDVIIGAIPGRTSDNDITVFDSTGLAVQDIVTAWKVYEKALENGIGQRINFLE, encoded by the coding sequence ATGCATGAAACAATTCTTCTAAATCAAAGCCAGATTAAAGAACTTACAAACATGAAAGAGATTATTGAGAGTGTAGAAACTGCATATAAAGTTCATGCTGAACGTAAAGTTCAAATGCCTGCTAAAAAATACCTTTTTTACAAAAAGTTCAAAGGAGATCTCCGAATCATGCCTTGTTTTATTCGAGGTATGGACGAATCTGGAGTTAAATGCGTTAATGTACATCCTGATAATCCTCGAAAATTTGGTTTGCCCACAGTAATGGCCATGATTGAGCTTGTTAATCCTGAAACCGGATTTCCAATTTCTGTAATGGATGGAACATGGATTACAAACATGAGAACCGGTGCTGCAGCCGGTGTTGCCACCAAATACCTGGCCAGAGACAATTCTGAAATATTAGGGATGGTTGGAGCAGGAGTTCAGGCAGCAACAGGACTTGAAGCCATAAATGAAGTTATGGATATTAAAGAAGTTAGAGTTTCATGCAGGACTTGCGAAAAAAGGGAAAATTTTGCTAAATATGCATCTGAAAAATACGGAATTGAAGTAAAGGCAGTAGATACTATAAAAGAAGCTGTTCAAGGTGCTGATGTTCTTTTAACTACCACTCCTGCACGTGAAGCAGTTGTTAAATCCAAATGGGTGGCCGATGGAACTCATATAAACGCCATGGGTGCTGATGCGCCAGGTAAACAAGAATTAGACAGCCATATACTTCAAAAGGCTAAAATTATTATTGATTGCTGGGATCAAGCCAGCCATAGTGGTGAAATTAACATACCTGTTCATGAAAAGCTTGTTAGAAGAAGTGACATCATTGGTAAAATTGGGGATGTTATAATTGGTGCAATTCCTGGTAGAACATCTGATAATGACATCACTGTGTTTGATTCAACAGGGCTTGCTGTTCAAGACATTGTTACAGCATGGAAGGTATATGAAAAAGCTCTTGAAAATGGCATTGGTCAAAGGATTAATTTCTTAGAATAG
- a CDS encoding DUF1211 domain-containing protein: MASQWETTKRIETLVDGIFAIAMTLLVLNLSIPQLTGSVQDANLQVVLMHLTPKLFTYAMSFMLLAIFWRVNHGQFYYIKRINTPLLWITVTWLLFVALVPFSTSLTGEYGHLQSAQIFFDLNLLAIGLLAALIWYYATEKKFTDKKLSLEDIHKIRKINMLLPTASLLAIGLTFISPSWSPLAYASIVITERFFK, translated from the coding sequence ATGGCGTCTCAGTGGGAAACTACTAAACGTATTGAAACGTTGGTAGATGGAATATTTGCAATTGCAATGACTTTACTGGTTTTAAACCTTAGTATTCCTCAGTTAACAGGTTCTGTGCAAGATGCAAATTTACAAGTCGTCTTAATGCATTTAACACCTAAATTATTTACTTATGCTATGAGTTTCATGCTTCTTGCAATATTTTGGAGGGTTAACCATGGCCAGTTTTACTATATTAAAAGGATTAATACGCCTCTTTTATGGATAACTGTAACATGGCTCTTATTTGTTGCGTTGGTTCCTTTCTCAACTTCTTTAACAGGAGAATATGGTCATTTACAATCTGCTCAGATTTTTTTTGACCTTAATTTACTTGCTATAGGATTATTAGCTGCTTTAATATGGTATTACGCTACAGAAAAGAAATTTACAGATAAAAAACTAAGTTTGGAGGATATACATAAAATCAGAAAAATTAACATGCTGCTGCCCACTGCATCATTACTTGCAATTGGATTAACTTTTATATCTCCTTCATGGAGTCCATTAGCTTATGCATCTATCGTTATTACTGAAAGATTTTTTAAATAA
- a CDS encoding HAD family hydrolase, translating into MKAIVFDNSGTLIERYRALKDIEKGIICDDISSLDIVDNNTERALVVLQTDPAKCIINAKSHQTIYEFIKRNNINIDISYSSTEIKKEELLNSIKDDKSKVSDIQDTIKAVVAKKYNVQICSGSGFIVAIDKSKIEFTITSGGKVFPEVPSVVAELQKRDIDLFIASGDRKASLKKLAKYTGIPVENVFDTANSWNKKEIIKGLKKNYKVMMVGNGVNDVFALKEADIGVLTVQQEENTPQKVFDAADVVVDNIKEILDIEF; encoded by the coding sequence ATGAAAGCAATCGTATTTGATAATTCAGGAACCCTCATAGAAAGATACAGGGCTTTAAAAGATATCGAAAAAGGAATTATTTGTGATGATATCAGCTCTCTTGACATTGTAGATAATAATACAGAAAGGGCACTTGTAGTTCTACAAACTGACCCTGCAAAATGTATAATAAATGCTAAATCACACCAGACAATATACGAATTCATCAAAAGGAATAATATAAATATTGATATAAGCTATTCTTCAACAGAAATCAAAAAAGAAGAGTTATTAAATTCCATTAAAGATGATAAATCCAAAGTAAGTGATATTCAAGATACAATTAAAGCAGTTGTAGCTAAAAAATACAACGTGCAGATATGCAGCGGATCTGGATTTATTGTGGCCATAGATAAAAGTAAAATTGAATTTACTATCACTTCTGGGGGAAAAGTATTCCCTGAAGTACCCTCAGTGGTTGCAGAACTTCAAAAAAGAGATATAGACCTTTTTATAGCATCTGGAGATAGGAAAGCTTCTCTTAAAAAGCTTGCTAAATATACAGGGATTCCAGTAGAAAATGTTTTTGATACTGCCAATAGCTGGAATAAAAAAGAGATTATAAAAGGACTTAAGAAAAATTATAAAGTAATGATGGTAGGAAACGGAGTAAATGACGTTTTTGCACTTAAAGAAGCAGATATTGGTGTTTTAACTGTGCAACAGGAAGAAAATACTCCACAAAAGGTTTTTGATGCTGCAGACGTAGTTGTAGATAATATTAAGGAAATATTGGACATTGAATTTTAA
- a CDS encoding sugar phosphate isomerase/epimerase — protein MKLGFSTLALFMSSMEQFLETASKDGFQLMEILCEGPYWPRNSLLMDKRQFEVFDLYDIDVFLHSPTIDLNPASLNPGIRDETLKQLKETVDFAAKIGANAITTHPGIIHRFEERVRNYGMQHAIETLSKANDYAEERGVIFSVENMPNKPVYFCNNAQEHQYFLKECGTHATVDTGHANTSPNPADFFKMKKIAYYHLNDNNGEKDQHLTLGEGTFDLSLLNGVDKGIIELNNYENILKSRDLLISNGLIRNIN, from the coding sequence ATGAAACTCGGATTTTCAACTCTGGCCCTCTTTATGAGTTCAATGGAGCAATTTTTAGAAACCGCCTCAAAAGACGGATTTCAATTAATGGAAATACTGTGTGAAGGTCCTTACTGGCCTAGAAATTCATTATTAATGGATAAACGCCAGTTTGAAGTATTTGATTTGTATGATATAGATGTTTTTCTCCATTCACCAACCATTGATCTAAATCCTGCAAGCTTAAATCCAGGAATAAGGGATGAGACATTAAAACAGCTTAAAGAAACAGTTGATTTTGCAGCTAAAATTGGTGCAAATGCCATTACAACTCATCCAGGAATTATCCATAGGTTTGAAGAAAGAGTAAGGAATTATGGAATGCAACATGCAATTGAAACCCTCAGTAAAGCAAATGATTATGCAGAGGAGAGGGGTGTTATATTTTCAGTTGAAAATATGCCAAATAAGCCTGTATATTTCTGTAATAATGCTCAAGAACACCAGTATTTTCTTAAAGAATGTGGAACTCATGCTACAGTAGATACAGGACATGCGAATACATCTCCAAATCCAGCAGACTTTTTTAAAATGAAAAAAATTGCATATTACCATCTAAATGATAATAATGGAGAAAAAGACCAGCATTTAACCCTTGGTGAAGGAACTTTTGATCTATCTCTCTTAAATGGAGTGGATAAAGGTATTATTGAATTAAATAACTATGAAAACATTCTTAAAAGTCGAGATTTACTCATATCCAATGGATTAATCAGAAATATAAATTAA
- a CDS encoding DUF1624 domain-containing protein: protein MTLNLKERFWEVDSLRGLAIIMMVTFHLIFDLNYFGVYSFDLYSGFLFWFQKITAFIFIFLVGVSLSLSYSRTTILNDYKVPKNLFLKYLKRGLKIFFYGLLITLITWIFVKQEFIIFGILHLIGIAIILEYPFLKHKYVNLFAGLIFIAAGIYLTGFRFDFYGLLWLGFIPNNWGTLDYFPLLPWLGVVSLGIFAGKMIYKDYIRQFKLPDLSNYQIITLFEFLGRNSLVIYLIHQPILILLLYLLGYLNINYFF, encoded by the coding sequence ATGACTTTAAATTTAAAAGAACGTTTTTGGGAAGTAGATTCTCTTCGTGGGCTTGCAATTATAATGATGGTAACATTCCATCTTATATTTGACCTTAATTACTTTGGAGTATACAGTTTTGATTTATATTCTGGATTTTTATTCTGGTTTCAGAAGATAACTGCATTTATCTTTATTTTCCTTGTAGGAGTATCACTAAGCCTTAGTTACTCAAGAACCACTATTTTAAATGATTATAAAGTTCCCAAAAATTTATTTTTAAAGTATTTAAAAAGAGGCCTTAAAATATTTTTTTATGGACTTCTAATCACTTTGATAACATGGATATTTGTAAAACAAGAGTTTATAATTTTTGGAATCCTTCATCTTATTGGAATTGCCATAATTTTAGAGTATCCCTTCTTGAAACATAAATATGTTAATTTATTTGCAGGATTAATATTTATTGCAGCCGGAATTTATCTAACAGGCTTTAGATTTGATTTTTATGGTCTTTTATGGCTGGGATTCATACCTAATAATTGGGGTACACTTGATTATTTTCCATTATTGCCGTGGTTGGGAGTGGTTTCTTTAGGGATATTTGCCGGAAAAATGATTTATAAAGATTACATTCGACAGTTTAAACTTCCTGATTTATCTAATTATCAAATTATAACTCTATTTGAATTTTTAGGGCGAAATTCGCTGGTAATTTATTTGATTCATCAACCAATACTGATTTTATTGCTCTATCTTTTGGGATATTTAAATATCAATTATTTCTTTTAA
- a CDS encoding DUF362 domain-containing protein, translating to MTSKVYFSDFRSKSSKDNKISKIKNLFKAAGFENVINKKDLTAIKLHFGEKGNDSYINPVFVRQIVDKVKETGAKPFITDTNTLYYGSRHNSVDHLKIAILHGFGYAVTGAPLIIADGIRGENEVDIEINLKHFKSTKIAGDIEKSDSMVVMSHFKGHGMSGFGGAVKNLAMGCASPAGKLEQHECVKPVISEECIGCGKCIAACPVSAMYLEDNKSGIDYDACIACNNCLLVCPESVIDLDWEMIGSFIEKMTEYAYGAVKNKQNKICYINFLMDITPECDCVPWSDSPIVPDIGILASNDPVALDTASYNLVNEQYGFKESLLTHNHGKGEDKFKGLYHKINGSIQLEYGEKIGLGNMDYQLIKI from the coding sequence ATGACAAGTAAAGTGTATTTTTCAGATTTCAGGTCAAAAAGTAGCAAAGATAATAAAATCAGTAAGATTAAAAATCTTTTTAAAGCTGCAGGTTTTGAAAATGTCATTAATAAAAAAGATTTAACTGCAATTAAACTTCATTTCGGTGAAAAAGGAAACGATTCCTATATAAATCCTGTTTTTGTAAGGCAAATCGTTGATAAAGTTAAAGAAACAGGAGCAAAACCTTTTATAACCGACACCAACACACTTTATTATGGAAGCAGACATAATTCAGTTGATCATTTAAAAATAGCAATATTGCATGGCTTTGGTTATGCTGTAACTGGAGCGCCCTTAATAATTGCTGATGGGATAAGGGGAGAAAATGAAGTTGATATTGAAATTAACTTAAAACACTTTAAATCTACTAAAATTGCAGGAGATATTGAAAAATCCGATAGTATGGTTGTTATGTCACATTTTAAAGGACATGGGATGAGTGGATTCGGCGGAGCTGTAAAAAATCTTGCTATGGGCTGTGCATCACCTGCAGGTAAATTAGAACAGCATGAATGTGTCAAACCGGTAATATCAGAAGAATGTATTGGCTGTGGAAAATGTATAGCGGCCTGTCCTGTATCTGCAATGTATTTAGAAGACAATAAATCAGGAATTGATTATGATGCGTGTATTGCCTGTAATAACTGCCTTTTAGTTTGCCCTGAATCAGTAATAGATCTGGATTGGGAAATGATAGGTTCTTTTATTGAGAAAATGACAGAATATGCCTATGGGGCAGTTAAAAACAAACAGAACAAAATTTGCTACATTAATTTCCTCATGGACATCACACCGGAGTGTGACTGTGTTCCATGGAGCGATTCACCAATAGTTCCAGATATTGGGATACTGGCATCTAATGATCCAGTAGCGCTGGATACTGCCAGTTATAATCTTGTAAATGAACAATACGGTTTTAAAGAATCTCTTTTAACTCATAATCATGGAAAAGGAGAAGATAAATTTAAAGGTTTATACCATAAAATTAATGGAAGTATTCAACTGGAATATGGCGAGAAAATAGGACTTGGAAACATGGATTATCAATTAATCAAAATATAG
- a CDS encoding PQQ-binding-like beta-propeller repeat protein, translated as MFGKKNSFIALVMACFMILPMSIVGVSAADWPMFHENLDHTGYLDEASDFTPEMWLFKAQGAIISSPAISDKILYFGSGDGIFYALNLDDGTRVWDYKTNGNITSSPVVSGDVVYFGSMDSYLYALNKKNGDSVWKYKTGNSIESSPAIDNGVVYVGSNDNRLYAINANNGTIKWEFESGNTVKSAPAVYNGNIYFGSNDGKIYALNTNGAKLWEFDTGNAVVSSPAIRENVLYEGTDNGVFYALNTADGSVKWSYNFGDPVRSSALLDSNDNSLFVGADNGNVTCLDMRDGKLKWSMNVGNVKSTPALMGNNIVVSSESGTVYILNKYSGKEEWSYSPGYYLFNSPFTSSPVVYGDDIYVGGSDGYMYALDDEKKSGPTPVYLYYIGAIVIGLIVVLIAFRVIRSRKNKKSE; from the coding sequence ATGTTTGGAAAAAAGAATTCATTCATAGCATTGGTTATGGCTTGTTTCATGATACTTCCAATGTCAATAGTGGGAGTTTCAGCTGCAGACTGGCCCATGTTCCATGAAAATTTAGACCATACTGGATATTTAGATGAAGCATCAGATTTTACTCCAGAAATGTGGCTTTTTAAAGCTCAAGGAGCAATAATATCTTCTCCTGCAATTTCTGATAAAATATTATATTTCGGATCAGGAGATGGAATCTTTTATGCATTAAATCTTGATGACGGCACACGTGTTTGGGATTATAAGACTAATGGAAACATTACATCTTCACCAGTTGTAAGCGGAGATGTTGTATACTTCGGTTCTATGGACAGTTATCTCTACGCGTTAAATAAGAAAAACGGAGACTCTGTATGGAAATATAAAACAGGAAATTCCATTGAATCATCACCCGCCATAGATAATGGTGTTGTATACGTTGGATCAAATGATAACCGTTTATATGCCATAAATGCTAACAATGGCACTATCAAATGGGAATTTGAAAGTGGAAATACTGTTAAATCAGCTCCTGCAGTTTACAATGGAAATATCTATTTTGGATCAAACGATGGTAAAATATACGCATTAAACACCAATGGCGCAAAATTATGGGAATTTGACACTGGAAATGCAGTTGTATCATCTCCAGCCATTAGGGAAAATGTTTTATATGAAGGTACAGATAATGGAGTTTTCTATGCCTTAAACACAGCTGATGGATCTGTTAAATGGTCATATAATTTTGGAGACCCTGTAAGATCTTCTGCACTTCTTGATTCAAATGATAACAGTTTATTCGTAGGTGCAGACAATGGCAATGTTACTTGTCTGGATATGAGGGATGGAAAACTAAAATGGTCAATGAACGTTGGTAATGTAAAATCAACCCCTGCACTTATGGGAAACAACATTGTAGTCAGTTCAGAAAGTGGAACCGTTTACATACTAAATAAATACAGCGGCAAAGAAGAATGGAGTTATTCACCAGGTTATTACCTGTTTAATTCACCTTTCACCTCATCTCCTGTAGTTTATGGAGATGACATATATGTAGGTGGCAGTGATGGATATATGTACGCCTTGGATGACGAGAAAAAATCAGGGCCAACACCTGTCTATCTCTACTACATAGGTGCTATTGTAATTGGATTAATAGTGGTTTTGATAGCATTTAGGGTGATTAGAAGTCGTAAGAATAAAAAAAGTGAATAA
- a CDS encoding PadR family transcriptional regulator: MSEYEQKLMKGVMRGFANTLILWLISKKRQHGYEIMTKLHESSPYESKMPSASKIYPVLHDLEKNKLIKGSWEHHGKRKVKYYEITQEGEETISRFKVMAQFAQKNKSSMWVEFMRDMFTEKGDKELNL, encoded by the coding sequence ATGTCTGAATACGAACAAAAGCTCATGAAAGGCGTGATGCGCGGTTTTGCTAATACTTTGATTCTGTGGCTTATAAGCAAAAAAAGACAGCATGGATACGAAATAATGACTAAACTCCATGAATCTTCCCCTTATGAGAGTAAAATGCCCAGTGCCAGTAAGATTTATCCCGTACTGCATGATCTAGAAAAAAATAAACTAATAAAAGGATCCTGGGAACATCATGGAAAGAGAAAAGTGAAATATTACGAAATAACCCAAGAAGGTGAAGAAACTATTTCCAGATTCAAAGTAATGGCTCAATTCGCTCAAAAGAATAAATCCAGCATGTGGGTAGAATTCATGAGAGATATGTTCACTGAAAAAGGAGATAAGGAGCTAAATTTATGA